One segment of Cyprinus carpio isolate SPL01 chromosome A17, ASM1834038v1, whole genome shotgun sequence DNA contains the following:
- the LOC122148223 gene encoding uncharacterized protein LOC122148223: protein MSRSSSPAVPWDQLATWLETMTTPFLPTDTSDLHHLSQRQLDTEMDQLMAHDPTQSYPHKELARITGTLAHLLIAQARLSEKSYLDLEQEAATLRLQAEEARKHQAHTQSRLDKLLLETQDQHEKEDATDPGLQEEVDRLQNALENLRLDTDQREHLEREAREGLEAKLRQAETLLERAEIELKERDAKAKAYENHLNMARAEIHDLTQHKNCLKDELDIVHRELKHSYRLQSEQKEEKHSTEFPLASGPKPFSQELRAEKGSESLLFKMSPTSLHEPLSAAGEGKPFQKVLVTSHRHMAPKELDKLARNIPTFNPDPAGGHDIHAYLQDIDFHLQTVANVTTWDKLYLLRITSSREVRSFLDRQPETVKTDYQQLRKALVREFSDPESDQGLVTAMDLKQGRLETPPNFYNRLRRAYFGARNEPGMEEDINFRTLFLQNLHPTVSHHLGVLACPRSMSTQQLRDLAHKAYTKQKTVSEKTVKHPTICPVSESYSELTLEGAQPHHSYRPNNRESRPFQASRGQRGRGGARPRQQNDRSGGSWDRPRPSHNQKGEGTWEASRRLRNSRPTASRTPSPGSREGEHSQRDAWKLKAEPTSNKESAATSKAAELLNVLREFLKKKPHKEDKRDKPDTA, encoded by the coding sequence ATGTCCCGTTCATCCAGTCCCGCAGTCCCTTGGGATCAGCTAGCGACATGGCTGGAAACGATGACGACCCCCTTCCTGCCCACAGACACCAGTGACCTGCATCACTTGAGCCAAAGACAACTGGACACTGAGATGGACCAGCTGATGGCACACGATCCGACGCAGAGTTACCCCCACAAAGAACTCGCCAGGATCACCGGGACCCTAGCTCACCTCCTCATCGCCCAGGCACGGCTCAGCGAAAAGAGCTACCTCGACCTGGAGCAGGAAGCTGCAACTCTAAGACTTCAAGCGGAGGAAGCCCGGAAGCATCAGGCTCACACCCAGAGCCGTCTAGATAAGCTACTTCTCGAGACCCAAGACCAGCACGAGAAAGAGGATGCCACAGACCCAGGGCTACAGGAGGAAGTAGACAGACTTCAAAATGCCCTGGAGAATCTTCGTCTGGACACAGACCAAAGAGAACATTTGGAGAGAGAAGCCCGAGAGGGACTCGAGGCAAAGCTCCGACAAGCTGAAACCCTCCTTGAAAGGGCTGAaattgaactgaaagaaagagatgctAAAGCTAAAGCCTATGAAAATCACCTGAACATGGCCCGAGCTGAAATCCATGATCTTACACAGCATAAAAACTGTCTAAAAGATGAACTTGACATCGTTCACAgagaactgaaacattcttataGACTGCAAAGtgaacaaaaagaggaaaaacactcCACAGAGTTTCCCCTGGCCAGTGGACCCAAGCCTTTCAGCCAAGAACTTAGAGCTGAAAAAGGGAGTGAAAGCCTGCTTTTCAAAATGTCACCAACCAGCCTGCACGAACCCCTGTCAGCAGCGGGGGAGGGAAAACCCTTCCAGAAAGTCCTGGTCACCAGCCACAGACACATGGCTCCCAAAGAACTGGACAAGCTGGCTAGAAACATCCCTACGTTCAACCCAGATCCTGCAGGAGGCCATGACATTCACGCTTACTTACAGGACATAgactttcacttacaaactgtcgcCAACGTAACCACTTGGGACAAACTGTACCTGCTCAGAATTACGTCCAGTCGTGAGGTACGCAGTTTCTTAGACcgtcaaccagagactgtcaaaACAGACTACCAGCAACTGCGAAAAGCTTTGGTGCGTGAATTCTCTGATCCAGAATCAGACCAAGGGTTAGTAACCGCAATGGACCTCAAGCAAGGTCGACTTGAAACCCCACCAAATTTCTATAACCGACTGCGACGTGCCTACTTCGGAGCACGAAATGAACCAGGCATGGAGGAAGACATTAACTTCCGAACTTTGTTTCTTCAAAATCTCCATCCTACTGTAAGCCACCATTTGGGAGTATTAGCGTGCCCGCGTAGCATGTCAACGCAACAGTTACGCGACTTAGCCCATAAGGCTTACACCAAACAAAAGACTGTGTCAGAAAAGACTGTAAAACACCCAACTATTTGCCCTGTCTCTGAGTCCTATTCAGAGTTGACCCTAGAGGGCGCCCAACCGCACCACAGTTATAGACCCAACAACCGAGAGTCAAGACCGTTccaagccagcagagggcagcgtGGTCGTGGTGGTGCCCGTCCGAGGCAACAGAACGACCGCTCTGGAGGATCCTGGGACCGGCCTCGCCCCTCCCACAACCAAAAGGGGGAGGGCACCTGGGAAGCCAGCCGGCGACTCAGAAATAGCCGACCTACAGCCTCCAGAACACCAAGCCCAGGGAGCCGGGAGGGGGAACACTCTCAACGTGATGCTTGGAAGCTCAAGGCTGAACCCACATCTAACAAGGAAAGTGCAGCCACATCCAAAGCTGCAGAACTTCTGAATGTACTGAGAGAGTTCCTTAAAAAGAAACCTCACAAGGAAGACAAGAGGGATAAACCAGACACCGCATGA